A part of Candidatus Manganitrophaceae bacterium genomic DNA contains:
- the tadA gene encoding Flp pilus assembly complex ATPase component TadA: protein MDHTTRTEGQKRRLGDFLIETGHLTPDHLKQALDEQKKMKKRLGEVLIDLQMISETQIARSLAVQLGLRYTELAMIPIDPGLLLLIPKALAKRHLAIPLEIQNKKLTVAMSDPLDYESINDLRFHSGMAIDPIIATRRAILETIEQNYHLDSSVEKIVEASAKEFNAAAIQIIPQLDDGALLQSEARSLEERSRLAPIIQLANLILNKAIKLRASDIHIEPEQKDFRIRYRIDGLMREDMRLPKGYHTPLVSRIKILAKLNIAERRLPQDGAVRVMAENHEIDLRVSTLPTHHGEKVVLRILDQSKMMIQLDQIGLPEKGLSAIHQMTKRKKGIILVTGPTGSGKTTTLYAMINELRSETTNLTTVEDPVEYTIEGVNQIQINPEIGLTFANCLRSILRQDPNVILVGEIRDLETAEIAFRAAMTGHLVLSTVHTNDAVSTITRLVDIGIPRYLVSSALTGVIAQRLVRKLCLKCRVETTSAPAGRSDPLETNKMAVLVPAAEGSLFQERGCSQCHYAGFSGRIGLFEVLDLSPKLRERISAGATDQEIRSTATALGMTSMEEDGHQKIRQGTTTLGEVMRAVEMEESFKSLCPECGRSLHLDFLICPHCGCTSPYVCGSCGKLLHPEWSVCPYCRSRRTSVPDGLLGQSL, encoded by the coding sequence ATGGATCATACAACCAGAACGGAAGGGCAAAAAAGGAGACTCGGCGATTTTCTCATTGAGACCGGCCATCTTACTCCAGACCATCTGAAGCAAGCGCTGGACGAGCAGAAAAAGATGAAGAAGCGACTCGGAGAGGTGCTCATCGATCTTCAGATGATCTCCGAAACCCAAATCGCTCGATCTCTCGCCGTCCAGTTGGGTTTGCGTTATACCGAGTTGGCGATGATACCGATCGACCCCGGCCTTCTCCTGCTCATCCCTAAAGCACTCGCCAAGCGACATTTGGCCATTCCCCTCGAGATCCAAAACAAAAAATTAACAGTGGCGATGTCAGACCCGCTTGACTATGAGTCGATTAACGACCTCCGATTCCACTCCGGGATGGCAATCGATCCGATCATTGCAACGCGAAGGGCCATCCTGGAGACCATCGAGCAGAACTATCATCTCGATTCCTCCGTGGAAAAGATCGTGGAGGCCTCGGCAAAAGAGTTCAACGCTGCCGCGATTCAGATCATTCCTCAGCTCGACGATGGCGCCCTGCTGCAATCCGAAGCACGCTCCCTGGAAGAGAGAAGCCGCCTCGCTCCGATCATCCAATTGGCCAACCTGATCCTGAATAAAGCAATTAAGCTGCGTGCAAGCGACATCCATATTGAGCCGGAGCAGAAAGACTTTCGAATCCGCTATCGAATCGACGGCCTGATGAGGGAAGATATGCGTCTCCCGAAGGGGTATCATACCCCTTTGGTTTCTCGAATCAAGATTTTGGCCAAGCTGAATATCGCCGAGCGGCGTCTGCCTCAAGACGGGGCGGTCCGGGTCATGGCCGAAAACCATGAGATTGACCTACGCGTTTCAACCCTGCCGACCCACCATGGGGAGAAGGTTGTTCTCCGCATTCTCGATCAATCGAAAATGATGATCCAGCTTGACCAAATCGGCCTTCCCGAAAAAGGGCTCTCTGCCATCCATCAGATGACCAAGAGAAAAAAAGGAATCATCTTGGTCACCGGTCCCACGGGGAGCGGAAAGACAACCACCCTCTATGCAATGATTAATGAACTGCGATCGGAAACAACCAACCTGACGACCGTTGAAGATCCGGTGGAATACACCATCGAGGGGGTCAACCAGATTCAGATCAATCCTGAAATTGGTCTTACCTTTGCGAATTGCCTTCGATCAATCCTTCGGCAAGATCCGAATGTAATTCTGGTCGGGGAGATCCGGGATTTAGAGACGGCAGAGATCGCCTTTCGCGCCGCCATGACGGGTCACTTGGTTCTCTCCACCGTTCATACGAATGATGCGGTCTCAACCATCACGCGGCTTGTCGATATCGGCATCCCCCGCTATCTTGTCTCGTCGGCGCTGACCGGGGTCATTGCGCAGCGACTGGTTCGGAAACTCTGTCTGAAATGCCGTGTGGAGACCACTTCCGCCCCCGCGGGCCGGTCCGACCCCTTAGAAACAAATAAAATGGCCGTCCTTGTACCCGCAGCCGAAGGGTCTTTGTTTCAAGAGCGCGGCTGCAGCCAATGCCACTATGCCGGCTTCTCAGGCCGGATCGGGCTTTTCGAAGTTCTCGACCTTTCTCCGAAATTGCGAGAGCGGATCTCCGCCGGGGCAACCGATCAGGAGATCCGGTCGACGGCAACCGCACTCGGGATGACCTCCATGGAAGAGGATGGTCATCAAAAAATCCGGCAGGGGACCACGACGCTCGGAGAGGTCATGCGGGCCGTCGAGATGGAGGAGTCGTTCAAAAGTCTTTGTCCCGAATGCGGCCGGTCGCTTCACCTCGATTTCTTAATCTGTCCTCATTGCGGCTGCACCTCTCCCTATGTCTGCGGGTCGTGTGGAAAACTTCTCCATCCGGAGTGGTCGGTCTGTCCCTACTGCCGAAGTCGCCGGACATCTGTACCTGACGGATTGCTGGGTCAGTCCCTTTGA
- a CDS encoding YqgE/AlgH family protein: MERTAETFKGKLLISMPILSDPNFRQSVVLICEHNTEGALGLILNRPTEVGVSALIEDFPKLTGSDCVYAGGPVAKNGMLILCRSEGLFEGHTILKDVFLAKDLEELKTPGVLGPNGEIRCYLGYAGWAAGQLEGELEIGAWRPLPADSNLIFDAEPTLLWPQMMRRLGTEWAFYATLPLDPSMN, encoded by the coding sequence ATGGAACGGACAGCGGAGACATTCAAGGGAAAATTGTTAATCTCGATGCCGATACTGAGCGATCCCAATTTTCGGCAGTCGGTGGTGCTCATTTGCGAGCACAATACGGAAGGGGCCTTGGGACTGATTCTAAACCGTCCGACGGAGGTCGGGGTCTCCGCCCTCATCGAAGACTTTCCCAAGCTCACCGGCTCCGACTGCGTCTATGCCGGGGGCCCTGTGGCCAAGAATGGCATGTTAATTCTCTGTCGAAGCGAAGGGCTCTTTGAAGGCCATACCATTCTCAAAGATGTCTTCCTCGCAAAAGATCTGGAGGAGCTCAAAACACCGGGTGTTTTGGGCCCGAACGGCGAAATACGCTGCTACCTTGGATATGCCGGATGGGCGGCCGGCCAGCTGGAAGGAGAGTTGGAAATAGGCGCTTGGCGGCCGCTTCCGGCCGATTCCAATTTGATCTTTGATGCAGAGCCCACTTTGCTTTGGCCTCAGATGATGCGCCGCCTTGGCACAGAGTGGGCTTTTTATGCCACCCTGCCTCTAGATCCGAGCATGAACTAA
- a CDS encoding cytochrome c3 family protein, producing MKRWGLTVIPLLTALFAGLSILHASPLDDVVRSRHNLALPSLPPSKTCAICHIDPLPGFAVVPKENPAESSPAPAGKTPPPPLWNRGAALPYHLAANLPAKHHPYNQPTGSSLTCLACHDGALAKDMHGINVDQPRVGASAFISNDGGLSRREVSPLSRVDHPISIPYPRKPSGQFVPENPTVTYARYWTLPDLRPEGYILPETGSSSYLDLPKEKVSSPELLSTLVRTTSGKVECDSCHNPHNESIRPFLRAPSPSLCLVCHDR from the coding sequence ATGAAGCGATGGGGATTAACGGTCATTCCGCTCCTCACAGCCCTCTTTGCAGGGCTCTCTATACTCCACGCCTCCCCTTTGGATGACGTCGTTCGATCGCGGCACAACCTGGCCCTTCCCTCTCTTCCTCCTTCAAAGACATGCGCCATTTGCCACATCGACCCCCTCCCTGGATTCGCCGTCGTTCCGAAAGAAAATCCGGCCGAGTCGTCGCCCGCTCCCGCGGGAAAAACACCCCCTCCGCCCTTGTGGAACCGGGGGGCGGCGCTCCCTTACCACCTTGCGGCCAATCTTCCAGCGAAGCATCATCCTTATAACCAGCCGACCGGCTCTTCCTTGACCTGTCTTGCCTGCCATGATGGGGCCCTGGCAAAAGACATGCATGGTATCAATGTCGATCAGCCTCGCGTCGGGGCCTCGGCCTTCATCTCCAACGACGGGGGTCTCTCACGGCGAGAAGTCTCCCCCCTCAGCCGCGTCGATCATCCGATCTCGATCCCATATCCGAGAAAACCGAGCGGCCAATTTGTCCCCGAAAATCCGACCGTCACCTATGCTCGCTACTGGACGCTTCCGGATCTACGCCCGGAGGGGTATATTCTCCCCGAAACAGGATCTTCTTCGTACCTGGATCTCCCGAAAGAAAAAGTCTCCTCTCCGGAGCTTTTGTCAACACTCGTCCGGACGACGTCCGGCAAGGTGGAATGCGACAGCTGCCACAACCCTCACAACGAGAGCATCCGCCCCTTTTTGAGGGCCCCTTCCCCGTCCCTTTGCTTGGTCTGTCACGACCGGTAA
- a CDS encoding PilZ domain-containing protein has product MQEKRKARRNGFNFQVVLTQEGGERIEVLRANVGWGGLGGYTRDLVEAGKSITMEISFPQRSGEAVSEKLLGKVTWTRRDGNFNAFGVSFSEINRASYPRLVSYLQYLDQIG; this is encoded by the coding sequence ATGCAAGAGAAGCGCAAAGCAAGACGGAATGGTTTTAATTTCCAGGTGGTGCTGACCCAGGAGGGAGGGGAGCGCATTGAAGTGCTGCGCGCCAATGTCGGCTGGGGAGGGTTGGGCGGTTATACTCGGGATTTGGTTGAGGCAGGAAAATCAATTACCATGGAGATCTCCTTCCCTCAACGCTCGGGGGAAGCCGTTTCCGAGAAGCTACTTGGGAAAGTGACCTGGACGCGCCGGGATGGAAATTTCAATGCGTTTGGAGTTTCTTTTTCGGAGATCAATCGCGCTTCCTATCCTCGCCTGGTCTCATATCTCCAATATCTGGACCAAATCGGTTAG
- a CDS encoding tetratricopeptide repeat protein, with translation MKRFFYRGILWGWVLFSSIQPVWGNESPEVEALFQESLRSDNYERNKTNLEKIINLAPDSAYGHFSKGWFWAQEENYQMAVEEYQTALQARPSFGEARNNLASAYFHLGKWMESIKEYEEVLRQHPDWSETFLNLGSAYYMSGRPFASIQAWEKALRLNPNLPIVHYYLGLIFDRLDRKTEARFHYHQFLATAKNEEEFSEYIEQASQRQSDLWIELGHDHT, from the coding sequence ATGAAACGTTTTTTTTATCGTGGAATCCTGTGGGGGTGGGTGCTTTTCTCCTCCATCCAACCTGTTTGGGGAAATGAAAGTCCGGAGGTCGAGGCGCTTTTCCAGGAATCACTCCGAAGTGATAATTACGAACGAAATAAAACGAATCTTGAGAAGATTATTAATCTCGCGCCTGATTCCGCTTACGGTCATTTTTCCAAAGGGTGGTTCTGGGCACAAGAAGAAAACTATCAGATGGCCGTCGAGGAATATCAAACAGCCCTTCAAGCACGCCCCTCTTTTGGAGAAGCGAGAAATAATCTTGCATCGGCCTATTTTCATCTTGGGAAATGGATGGAGTCGATTAAAGAATATGAAGAGGTCCTTCGGCAGCATCCAGATTGGAGCGAAACCTTCCTCAACTTGGGATCGGCCTATTACATGTCGGGCCGGCCTTTCGCCTCGATCCAGGCGTGGGAAAAGGCGCTTAGACTGAATCCCAATTTACCCATCGTCCACTACTATCTGGGACTCATTTTCGATCGGCTGGACAGGAAAACGGAGGCCCGTTTTCACTACCATCAATTCCTGGCGACGGCTAAAAATGAAGAGGAGTTTTCAGAATATATCGAACAGGCCTCGCAGCGCCAGTCCGATCTTTGGATCGAGCTGGGCCACGACCACACCTAA